A window of the Mucilaginibacter sp. cycad4 genome harbors these coding sequences:
- a CDS encoding VOC family protein, whose translation MNQPAIAGIAPFFIVSNVTTAISFYREKLGFDTVFQEPDHDPFFAIVQRDGAMIFLKSVGGDPLPNYKQAPDARWDAYVSVPDPDTLAAEFISRGVSFTVPLLNTPDGLRGFELEDADGYILFFGHPR comes from the coding sequence ATGAACCAGCCAGCCATCGCCGGCATTGCGCCATTCTTCATTGTAAGTAATGTCACAACGGCAATATCCTTTTATCGGGAGAAACTCGGTTTTGATACCGTTTTCCAGGAGCCGGATCACGATCCGTTTTTTGCAATTGTACAGCGGGATGGGGCGATGATCTTCCTGAAATCTGTAGGCGGGGACCCGCTTCCGAACTACAAGCAAGCCCCGGATGCCCGTTGGGATGCTTATGTTAGTGTACCTGACCCGGATACACTGGCGGCGGAGTTTATATCGCGCGGTGTTAGCTTCACTGTACCGCTACTGAATACTCCTGATGGTTTGCGCGGCTTTGAGCTGGAAGACGCTGATGGTTATATTTTATTTTTCGGTCACCCCCGCTAA
- a CDS encoding YncE family protein has translation MKKVSRNQSFKFKALKFGLINLLAVSFLWILITFTITQCQAQATAPRSLLALSKSDHILAIIDPVTLKVIARVPVGSDPHEVIASADGKMAYVSIYGGGSLHELSVVDLIAQKALPAIDTRPLMGPHGLTFAVGKVWFSAEGAKAVGRYDPATGKFDWAMGTGQDRTHMIYVTDDGKKVYTTNVTSATVSFLVDSLVKPTGPPGGFAPPARRNWVQTVIPVAKGSEGFDVSPDGRELWTAGADEGAISIIDIAAKKVTATIDAKVVGANRLKFTPDGKRVLVTSLRTGDLFIFDAVSHQELKRLNTGHGAAGILIDDDGSRAFIGCTGDNYVAVIDLNKLEVTGHIDIRGADGLAWAVRR, from the coding sequence ATGAAAAAAGTCTCTCGTAACCAAAGCTTTAAATTTAAAGCTCTAAAATTCGGCCTGATCAATTTACTTGCTGTAAGCTTTTTATGGATCCTGATAACGTTTACTATAACCCAATGCCAGGCACAGGCTACGGCACCGCGCTCCCTGCTTGCACTTTCAAAAAGCGATCATATCCTGGCAATCATTGACCCGGTTACGCTGAAGGTTATTGCGCGGGTGCCGGTAGGTTCCGATCCACATGAGGTTATTGCATCGGCTGATGGAAAGATGGCTTATGTTTCGATCTATGGCGGCGGAAGCCTGCACGAGCTTAGCGTGGTTGATCTTATAGCACAAAAGGCCTTACCCGCTATTGATACCAGGCCGCTGATGGGGCCGCACGGGTTAACATTTGCCGTTGGTAAGGTGTGGTTTTCTGCAGAGGGAGCCAAAGCCGTTGGCCGCTATGATCCGGCAACAGGTAAATTTGACTGGGCTATGGGAACCGGCCAGGACAGAACGCATATGATCTATGTAACCGATGACGGGAAGAAGGTTTACACCACAAATGTAACCTCGGCAACCGTAAGCTTTTTGGTGGATAGCCTGGTTAAACCTACGGGCCCTCCGGGAGGGTTCGCTCCACCGGCGCGCCGCAACTGGGTACAAACTGTTATTCCGGTAGCTAAAGGCTCTGAAGGTTTTGATGTTTCGCCCGACGGCCGTGAATTATGGACTGCAGGTGCTGATGAAGGCGCTATTTCAATCATTGATATCGCGGCCAAAAAGGTAACTGCTACAATTGATGCCAAGGTTGTGGGTGCTAACCGGCTTAAGTTTACGCCGGATGGTAAGCGCGTATTGGTTACAAGCCTCCGCACAGGTGATCTGTTTATTTTCGATGCAGTATCACACCAGGAACTGAAACGCCTGAATACGGGTCACGGCGCGGCGGGTATCCTGATAGATGATGACGGATCACGTGCATTTATTGGCTGCACCGGCGATAACTACGTGGCGGTGATCGACCTTAATAAATTAGAAGTGACCGGGCATATTGATATCCGTGGGGCAGATGGTTTAGCCTGGGCGGTTAGGCGTTAG